One genomic region from Leptospira montravelensis encodes:
- the hisH gene encoding imidazole glycerol phosphate synthase subunit HisH, protein MNTKIKIGIIDYGVGNTYSIFNALSYLSYSKVSITDKEREIETMDALIFPGVGAFDEACKQLAKRQLAPVLNEQVLVKKKPILGICLGMQLFATSSEENGHHEGLNWIPGQVKKIETNNQFPVPHVGWNDINIEKDEPLFKKNSDHVHFYFDHSYHFECDSKFISSWCDYGTKITASVQKDNIFGVQFHPEKSHISGLKLFRSFLSSI, encoded by the coding sequence TTGAATACCAAAATTAAAATTGGTATCATTGACTACGGAGTAGGCAATACTTACTCCATTTTCAATGCACTTTCTTACTTAAGTTATTCGAAAGTATCAATCACAGACAAGGAAAGAGAAATTGAGACAATGGATGCGCTCATCTTTCCTGGAGTCGGTGCTTTTGATGAAGCATGTAAGCAGCTTGCAAAAAGACAATTAGCACCGGTTTTAAATGAACAAGTTCTAGTGAAGAAAAAACCAATCCTTGGAATTTGTCTCGGTATGCAACTCTTTGCAACAAGTTCAGAAGAAAATGGACATCATGAGGGGCTAAACTGGATTCCTGGACAAGTGAAAAAAATTGAGACAAACAATCAATTTCCCGTACCACATGTAGGTTGGAACGATATAAATATAGAAAAGGACGAACCATTATTTAAAAAAAATTCCGATCATGTTCACTTTTATTTTGATCACAGTTATCATTTCGAATGCGATTCAAAATTTATCTCTTCTTGGTGTGATTATGGAACCAAGATCACTGCCTCTGTCCAGAAGGATAATATATTTGGTGTTCAATTCCATCCTGAAAAAAGCCATATTAGTGGTTTAAAACTTTTTAGAAGTTTCTTATCTTCCATATAG
- a CDS encoding N-acetyl sugar amidotransferase: MKFCKSCLQPDTRPNSVFHSDGICPACKYHDSLKNVDWEDRKSELEAIVSFGKANNHSGYDCIIGVSGGKDSLRQALFVKETLKMKPLLVSLGYPPEQVTQRGVENISNMISHGFDCVTINPAPGIWRDLKRKGFRQYTNSFRSTELALFSSVPKFAIAYQIPLIWWGENSALQLGETAILGKSGSDGNNLRKMNTLNGGDITWIISEEIKKNQILQYCYPSPEEMEQANLRITFLGYFWKDWSLVNNGIFSMLRGLEIRDDKPWEIGDPYGVTALDDDFVTFNQMIKYLKYGFGRVTDYVNEEVRNGLMTREEGIQLVQKYDGTCSPYYIEKFANYIGITVREFWEQVDQSVNTDLFEKVSLGEYKPKFTVGVGL, translated from the coding sequence ATGAAATTTTGTAAATCTTGCCTACAACCTGATACAAGACCAAATTCTGTCTTTCATAGTGACGGGATTTGTCCTGCTTGTAAATACCACGACTCGTTAAAGAACGTAGATTGGGAAGATCGAAAAAGTGAGCTGGAAGCGATTGTCAGTTTTGGTAAGGCAAATAATCATTCTGGATATGATTGTATCATTGGTGTTAGTGGTGGGAAAGATAGTCTAAGACAAGCACTCTTTGTTAAAGAAACCTTAAAAATGAAGCCACTTCTAGTTTCGCTTGGTTATCCTCCGGAACAGGTCACACAGCGAGGTGTCGAAAATATTTCCAATATGATTTCTCATGGTTTTGATTGTGTTACGATTAATCCTGCACCAGGAATTTGGCGAGATTTAAAACGAAAAGGGTTCAGGCAATATACGAATAGTTTTCGTTCCACTGAGTTGGCTTTATTTAGCAGTGTTCCCAAATTTGCGATAGCTTACCAGATCCCACTTATCTGGTGGGGGGAAAATTCTGCCTTACAATTGGGCGAAACAGCAATCTTAGGAAAAAGCGGAAGTGATGGTAACAACCTTCGGAAAATGAATACATTGAATGGCGGTGATATAACTTGGATTATTTCAGAGGAAATTAAAAAAAATCAAATCCTCCAGTATTGTTATCCGAGTCCAGAAGAAATGGAACAAGCAAACTTACGAATTACTTTTCTAGGTTATTTTTGGAAGGATTGGTCACTTGTCAATAACGGTATATTTTCAATGTTACGTGGTTTAGAAATTAGAGATGATAAACCGTGGGAAATTGGAGATCCGTATGGAGTGACCGCTTTAGATGACGATTTTGTGACTTTTAACCAAATGATTAAATATCTAAAATATGGTTTTGGTAGAGTGACTGATTACGTGAACGAAGAAGTACGAAATGGTCTAATGACTCGTGAAGAAGGGATACAATTGGTCCAAAAATATGACGGAACCTGTTCTCCCTATTATATTGAAAAATTTGCAAATTACATTGGTATTACTGTTAGGGAATTTTGGGAACAGGTGGATCAATCAGTGAATACGGATTTATTTGAAAAAGTATCACTGGGTGAATATAAACCTAAATTTACAGTAGGAGTTGGACTTTGA
- a CDS encoding SDR family oxidoreductase codes for MKNKKCFVMSSSKGIGKGIATALAAEGAIVTISSSNKANLEIASSEIYSKTNIRPNLLEADAKNINEYLKKVSELFNSLDGVDILITNSPGPSPIPCELMTEANLQGSLDVNLKVQILTSQLALPFMVKRKWGRLIHLTSTTAREPEEGMILSNLTRAAVGAYSKTVSREYGKHGITSNSILTGGVLTDRTYELSKKEAIEKNVSVEEIINNSNQLFPTGYFPKPLEFGEIIAFLCSPNAGFLNGLSLPVDGGLLRSH; via the coding sequence TTGAAAAATAAAAAGTGTTTTGTAATGTCCTCAAGTAAGGGAATTGGGAAGGGGATTGCAACCGCTTTAGCAGCGGAAGGTGCTATTGTTACAATTTCTTCTTCCAATAAGGCAAATTTAGAAATTGCATCTAGTGAAATTTATTCCAAAACAAATATAAGACCAAATCTTCTGGAAGCTGATGCTAAAAATATAAATGAATATTTAAAGAAAGTATCTGAGTTGTTTAATTCCTTAGACGGAGTAGATATCCTGATCACCAATTCACCGGGTCCTTCTCCGATTCCTTGTGAACTAATGACTGAGGCAAACTTGCAAGGCTCGTTGGATGTAAATTTGAAGGTACAGATTTTGACTTCTCAATTGGCCTTACCCTTTATGGTAAAAAGAAAATGGGGTAGGTTGATACACTTAACTTCTACTACCGCGAGAGAACCAGAAGAAGGTATGATTCTTTCCAATTTAACTAGGGCTGCTGTTGGTGCGTATAGTAAGACAGTTTCTCGGGAGTATGGAAAACACGGAATCACCAGTAATTCTATACTAACTGGTGGAGTTTTAACTGATCGCACATATGAATTATCAAAGAAGGAAGCAATTGAAAAGAATGTATCAGTTGAAGAAATTATCAATAATTCAAATCAGCTTTTCCCAACGGGTTATTTCCCAAAGCCACTAGAGTTTGGAGAAATTATTGCATTTTTATGTTCACCGAATGCCGGCTTTTTGAATGGTTTAAGTCTTCCAGTTGATGGAGGGCTTTTGAGAAGCCACTGA
- the hisF gene encoding imidazole glycerol phosphate synthase subunit HisF: protein MLKKRIIAVVIVKDDIVVQSIGFRRYLPIGKPEITLEFLTSWGIDEIVYLDISATKNQKQPNYDLIRKAAKKCYVPLTVGGGIRRMDQVHELMSAGADKVSLNHIAYNEFSFVKEVALAYGNQCVVTSIDVIKTASGYQVYDYIKKQGIELNPADYAKRLADSGAGEIFLNSVDRDGSYLGYDLDLIQSVTNSVSIPVICCGGAKNASDMVHVFSNTKVSAAAASNFFQFTEHSVNVSKSFVRKTENIRLETHANYNENEFDSEMRLTKKDDKILEEMLFLRIEKETI, encoded by the coding sequence ATGCTTAAAAAAAGAATCATTGCAGTCGTCATCGTAAAAGATGATATCGTTGTACAAAGTATTGGTTTTCGTAGGTATTTACCAATTGGCAAACCAGAAATCACATTAGAATTTCTTACCTCATGGGGAATTGATGAAATTGTCTATTTAGATATTTCTGCAACAAAGAATCAAAAACAACCTAACTACGATTTGATTCGAAAGGCAGCAAAAAAATGTTACGTTCCCCTTACTGTTGGCGGTGGGATCAGGCGAATGGACCAAGTCCATGAATTGATGAGTGCTGGTGCCGATAAAGTTTCCTTAAATCATATTGCTTACAATGAATTCTCCTTCGTTAAAGAAGTTGCTTTAGCTTACGGGAATCAATGCGTTGTTACTTCCATTGATGTTATTAAAACCGCAAGTGGTTATCAGGTTTACGATTACATAAAAAAACAAGGAATTGAACTGAATCCTGCTGATTATGCAAAGAGACTTGCAGACAGTGGTGCTGGTGAGATTTTTTTGAACTCTGTGGATCGAGATGGATCATATTTAGGATATGATTTGGATTTGATTCAGTCAGTAACTAATTCAGTGTCTATACCTGTGATTTGTTGCGGTGGTGCGAAGAATGCATCGGATATGGTTCACGTTTTTTCGAATACTAAAGTTTCTGCAGCAGCTGCTTCAAACTTTTTCCAATTTACCGAGCACAGTGTTAATGTTTCAAAATCCTTTGTTCGCAAAACGGAAAATATTCGTTTAGAAACTCATGCAAATTATAATGAAAATGAATTTGATTCTGAAATGAGACTCACTAAAAAAGATGATAAGATTCTCGAAGAAATGCTCTTTCTTCGCATTGAAAAAGAGACTATATGA
- a CDS encoding cytidylyltransferase domain-containing protein: MINNKSVVCIITARGGSKEVPGKNIKSIQGKPLIAWTIQAAKKSKYIDRVVVTTDSEEIINVSREFGADVPFKRPDNISGDKAKQEDAIFHAMEYFEKKEGIKYDYIVILTPTHPLRDEIEIDLVIEALVNDPNAKAYVTMIEAKANPLHCNTIPENNSLADFLSEDVKLKNRQELPTYYQPSGSTSVIEWDCFAKNGSIFTDDSYAYLTDSISGHDINSVIDFKVAEVLMKEKFHTL, from the coding sequence ATGATAAATAATAAATCAGTTGTTTGTATCATCACCGCTAGAGGTGGGTCGAAGGAAGTTCCAGGTAAAAATATAAAATCGATACAAGGAAAACCTTTAATTGCTTGGACAATACAGGCCGCTAAAAAATCGAAATACATTGATAGAGTGGTTGTAACTACGGATTCTGAAGAAATTATTAATGTTTCTCGGGAGTTTGGTGCTGATGTACCTTTTAAACGTCCTGATAATATTTCCGGTGATAAAGCAAAGCAAGAAGATGCAATTTTCCATGCAATGGAATATTTCGAAAAAAAAGAGGGGATTAAATACGATTATATAGTTATTCTCACACCTACCCATCCATTACGTGATGAAATCGAAATTGATTTAGTGATAGAGGCATTAGTTAATGATCCTAATGCAAAAGCCTATGTAACAATGATAGAAGCAAAAGCAAATCCCCTTCATTGCAACACGATTCCTGAGAATAATTCTTTGGCTGATTTTTTATCCGAGGACGTAAAGTTAAAAAACCGTCAAGAATTGCCGACATATTATCAACCTAGTGGGTCAACGTCGGTGATTGAATGGGATTGTTTTGCAAAGAATGGATCTATTTTTACAGATGATTCCTATGCTTATCTTACAGATTCTATTTCGGGACATGATATTAATTCGGTAATTGATTTCAAAGTTGCTGAAGTTCTTATGAAAGAAAAATTTCACACATTATGA
- a CDS encoding N-acetyl sugar amidotransferase, which yields MKICNRCLYSELHPLNITFDEEGVCSGCRIHEEKDLIDWNSRFQKLKQITENYRNQSGNNYDCIVPVSGARDSYFIVHTVKNVLGLNPLLVTYNKHYNTDLGIRNLANLRIKFNIDIMTLTVSPDTVKKITRGTFRKMGSIYWHCIAGQTVYPVQVAVKFKIPLIIWGAHQGVDQVGMFSHLNEVEMTRKYRKEHDLMGFEAEDLIDEFDGIEETDIVQFRYPHDKEIERIGVRGIYLNNYIRWDSKAQHEKMLALYDYETGEQTRTFDTYNDVDCFNYSDVHDYIKFIKHGYGKVTDHVCREIRLRRLSREDGIQLIKDYSMKEPKNLNQFLNWIGMTKNGFKFILDQHRNPKIWFRNENWEWELKNPDPFQNESVQKSEVDRVRLSLVENECKFRYTPNKRPDLQDENYILIGKGFYQ from the coding sequence ATGAAGATTTGCAATCGTTGTTTATATTCTGAACTTCATCCACTCAATATTACATTTGATGAAGAAGGAGTCTGCAGTGGATGTCGAATCCATGAAGAAAAAGATTTAATTGATTGGAATTCGAGATTTCAAAAATTAAAGCAGATAACAGAAAATTACCGTAACCAATCTGGAAATAACTACGATTGTATTGTGCCAGTTAGTGGGGCAAGGGATTCTTATTTTATCGTTCACACGGTAAAAAATGTATTAGGTCTTAATCCTTTATTAGTCACTTACAACAAACACTACAATACGGATCTGGGAATTCGCAATTTAGCCAACCTTCGAATCAAATTTAACATTGATATCATGACACTGACTGTAAGTCCAGATACGGTAAAAAAAATTACTCGTGGCACGTTTCGAAAAATGGGTAGTATCTACTGGCATTGTATTGCAGGACAAACCGTATATCCAGTGCAAGTGGCGGTAAAATTTAAAATACCATTAATCATTTGGGGTGCTCACCAAGGTGTTGATCAAGTCGGAATGTTTTCTCATCTTAATGAAGTAGAGATGACTCGAAAATACCGAAAAGAGCATGATTTGATGGGTTTCGAAGCAGAAGATCTAATTGATGAATTTGATGGAATTGAAGAAACTGATATTGTACAGTTTAGATATCCACATGATAAAGAAATAGAGCGAATTGGGGTTCGTGGAATTTATCTAAACAATTATATCCGATGGGATAGCAAAGCACAACATGAGAAAATGCTTGCGCTTTATGATTATGAAACCGGCGAACAAACACGAACCTTCGATACGTACAATGATGTTGATTGTTTTAATTATTCTGATGTTCACGATTATATAAAGTTTATCAAACATGGATATGGAAAGGTGACAGACCATGTTTGCCGTGAAATACGACTTCGCAGGCTAAGCAGGGAAGACGGAATTCAGTTAATAAAAGATTACTCAATGAAAGAACCTAAAAATCTGAACCAATTTTTAAATTGGATTGGAATGACTAAAAACGGTTTTAAATTCATTTTAGACCAACACCGAAATCCAAAAATATGGTTTAGAAATGAAAATTGGGAATGGGAACTAAAGAATCCAGATCCGTTTCAAAATGAAAGTGTTCAAAAATCTGAAGTAGATCGGGTTAGGTTGTCTCTCGTTGAAAACGAATGTAAGTTCCGGTATACTCCTAATAAAAGACCAGATTTACAAGATGAAAATTACATTCTTATTGGAAAAGGATTCTATCAGTAA
- a CDS encoding 3'-5' exoribonuclease domain-containing protein, giving the protein MKLVFFDTEFTGERADTTLVSIGLVTLSGESAYFTLNDYDQSQVSDWLKENVLSMIDSSKSVSSKEAAEGIRVWLEKQAGDDKISLVSFGKTNDIILLFNLWKNFKEDPSQFHFLYDLPPYLNHAEHIDFCTLLVTAGVSLSSFDKEKYAMLDKVGKKHNALYDAELLRSCFLRLVLESDILYQFRKRIGFALFDGIVFSEETNLNFTTSHVENGSQFSNAIENFLSNDLFSVKQISKQNQQSSIYIVEQKNKKYILRSFPLAESRIVEDQSELLNLLPEDVMIRPMYVADKNHYVFNTSDLSFIMYPYLDGEPFNGRPEKLTNIIDSAMNLFELLNSKQVNSKLVSLDYSVWNVDVLKLWKDKDFFLDKIVNEVSAPIGNYIKTYYDEIIQDLENVIENRDKFFSNAFVHADLNHSNVVVDDEKVRFIDLEDLCFSNLGISVIHCVFKISRHSIFTKQMKLSEFKRKFEIEIRPILEKRKISQDTLLDFNLYGIARIYFDLFTITEYFFLRKDRRYMYDLNKKFSNLIEFKRMFN; this is encoded by the coding sequence GTGAAATTAGTTTTTTTTGATACAGAATTTACCGGGGAGAGAGCCGATACTACTTTGGTTTCTATTGGATTGGTCACTCTTTCGGGAGAAAGTGCATACTTTACTCTGAATGATTATGACCAATCCCAGGTTAGTGATTGGCTAAAAGAAAATGTCCTCTCGATGATCGATAGTTCCAAAAGCGTATCAAGTAAAGAGGCGGCGGAAGGGATTCGTGTATGGTTAGAGAAACAAGCTGGCGATGATAAAATCTCCCTAGTTTCTTTCGGTAAAACAAACGATATTATTTTATTGTTTAATCTTTGGAAAAATTTCAAAGAGGATCCTTCTCAATTTCATTTCCTTTATGATCTCCCGCCTTATCTAAATCATGCTGAACATATCGATTTTTGTACTCTACTTGTGACAGCCGGAGTATCTTTGTCATCCTTTGATAAGGAAAAATATGCAATGTTAGATAAAGTAGGGAAAAAGCATAATGCGTTATATGACGCAGAATTGTTGAGAAGTTGTTTTTTAAGATTAGTTTTAGAGAGCGATATTCTTTATCAATTTAGAAAACGAATCGGATTTGCGTTGTTTGATGGAATTGTTTTTTCTGAAGAAACTAACTTAAATTTCACTACAAGTCACGTTGAGAATGGATCGCAGTTTTCAAATGCCATAGAAAACTTTTTATCGAATGATCTATTTTCTGTTAAACAAATTTCCAAACAGAATCAACAAAGCTCAATTTATATTGTAGAGCAGAAAAATAAAAAATACATTCTTAGGTCATTTCCTTTAGCTGAATCAAGAATAGTAGAAGATCAATCGGAATTGTTGAATTTACTTCCAGAAGATGTAATGATTCGGCCAATGTATGTAGCAGATAAGAATCATTATGTATTTAATACTTCTGATCTTAGTTTTATAATGTATCCATATCTGGACGGTGAGCCATTTAATGGAAGGCCTGAAAAATTAACAAATATAATCGATTCAGCGATGAATCTATTTGAGTTACTAAATAGTAAGCAAGTGAATTCCAAATTAGTTTCCTTAGACTATTCGGTATGGAATGTAGATGTTCTTAAGCTCTGGAAAGATAAGGACTTTTTTCTAGATAAGATTGTAAATGAAGTATCAGCTCCCATCGGAAATTATATAAAAACCTATTATGATGAAATCATTCAAGATTTGGAAAATGTAATTGAAAATAGAGATAAATTCTTTTCGAACGCATTTGTTCATGCTGACTTAAACCATTCTAATGTGGTCGTTGATGATGAAAAAGTTAGATTTATTGATCTTGAAGATCTTTGTTTTTCGAATTTAGGGATTTCTGTAATTCACTGTGTTTTTAAAATTAGTCGTCACAGTATTTTTACAAAACAAATGAAATTAAGTGAATTTAAGCGAAAGTTTGAAATTGAGATTCGACCAATATTAGAAAAAAGGAAAATATCGCAAGATACTCTGCTTGATTTTAATCTCTATGGTATAGCTAGAATATATTTTGATTTATTTACAATTACCGAATATTTTTTCCTTAGAAAAGATAGAAGATATATGTATGATTTGAATAAAAAATTTTCGAATCTAATTGAGTTTAAAAGGATGTTTAATTAA
- a CDS encoding methionyl-tRNA formyltransferase, giving the protein MSSYLVASVGSWNRELYEKYSSNIDGNWRFVDTPDKLVTELKDFSPKFIFFPHWRWIVPEDIINNYECVCFHMTDVPYGRGGSPLQNLILAGNQNTVLTALRMEKGLDSGPVYLKLPLNLDGSARQIYLRASELSWEIIKKLVTESHQPFPQKGEPTFFKRRKPEESELPSDLDIGRLYNFIRMLDADDYPYAFINYGNYKLCFNEADFSNGKLTAKVEFVLKGSNDK; this is encoded by the coding sequence ATGTCATCATATTTGGTAGCAAGCGTTGGGAGCTGGAACAGGGAGCTTTACGAAAAATATTCCTCTAACATAGATGGAAATTGGCGATTTGTAGACACACCAGATAAATTAGTAACCGAACTTAAGGATTTCAGTCCAAAATTCATTTTCTTTCCCCATTGGCGCTGGATTGTCCCTGAGGATATTATAAATAATTATGAATGTGTTTGTTTCCATATGACTGATGTTCCATACGGTAGAGGAGGTTCTCCTCTTCAAAATTTGATCTTAGCAGGAAATCAAAATACTGTTTTAACAGCATTGAGGATGGAGAAAGGCTTAGATTCAGGACCAGTGTATCTCAAACTGCCACTGAATCTAGATGGTTCTGCTCGGCAAATATACTTAAGAGCATCAGAGTTAAGTTGGGAAATTATTAAAAAGTTAGTGACAGAATCACATCAACCTTTTCCGCAAAAAGGTGAACCTACGTTTTTTAAGAGAAGAAAGCCAGAAGAAAGCGAGTTACCAAGTGACTTAGATATTGGTAGACTTTATAACTTTATCAGAATGCTCGATGCAGATGATTATCCTTATGCATTTATTAATTATGGTAATTATAAGTTGTGCTTTAATGAAGCCGACTTTTCGAATGGTAAACTAACCGCAAAAGTAGAATTTGTTTTAAAAGGTAGTAACGATAAATGA
- the pseI gene encoding pseudaminic acid synthase: MSQISIGNHIIGSNVKPFVIAEMSGNHNHSIERAFEIVDAAADAGAHALKIQTYTSDTMTIEKSDGEFFISDPKSLWRGSSLYDLYKIAYTPWEWHKPIMDRCKEKGILCFSSPFDFTAVDFLEDLNVPAYKIASFENVDLPLIKKVANTGKPIIVSTGMATVQEIADAVETIRSTGNEQIILLKCTSTYPATPETTNILTIPHMRELFGCEVGLSDHTMGIGVSVASVALGAVVIEKHFTLNREDGGVDSTFSMEPKEMKALVIETERAWQAMGKINYGPTEKEKASLVFRRSLYVVEDMKVGDMITEKNVRRIRPGYGLPPKFFDVVMGKRVNQDVKRGTGLSWEMLG, translated from the coding sequence ATGAGTCAAATTTCAATAGGGAATCATATCATTGGAAGTAACGTAAAACCATTCGTCATTGCAGAAATGTCGGGAAACCATAATCATTCAATTGAACGAGCATTTGAAATCGTTGATGCTGCCGCAGATGCTGGTGCCCATGCATTAAAAATTCAAACTTATACATCTGATACTATGACGATCGAGAAATCGGATGGAGAATTTTTTATTTCTGATCCAAAGAGCTTATGGAGGGGAAGTTCGCTATATGATTTATATAAAATAGCATATACTCCGTGGGAATGGCACAAGCCGATTATGGATAGATGTAAAGAGAAAGGAATTCTCTGTTTTAGTAGTCCCTTTGATTTTACTGCAGTTGATTTTTTGGAAGATTTAAATGTGCCTGCTTACAAAATTGCTTCTTTCGAAAACGTAGATCTTCCTCTCATTAAAAAGGTAGCAAACACTGGTAAACCGATTATCGTTTCTACTGGAATGGCAACTGTGCAGGAAATTGCTGATGCAGTGGAAACTATTAGAAGCACTGGGAACGAACAAATTATTCTTTTAAAGTGTACGAGTACGTATCCTGCAACACCTGAGACTACGAATATACTTACAATTCCACATATGCGTGAACTATTCGGATGTGAAGTTGGTCTTTCGGATCATACAATGGGGATAGGAGTTTCTGTGGCAAGTGTTGCCTTAGGTGCGGTTGTGATCGAAAAACATTTCACTCTGAATCGGGAAGATGGAGGAGTCGATTCTACATTTTCAATGGAACCAAAAGAAATGAAAGCTCTAGTCATTGAGACAGAAAGAGCATGGCAGGCAATGGGTAAAATTAATTACGGACCTACCGAAAAAGAGAAAGCATCGTTAGTGTTTCGAAGGTCTTTGTATGTCGTGGAAGATATGAAAGTTGGCGATATGATCACTGAAAAAAATGTGAGGAGAATACGTCCAGGATATGGATTGCCACCGAAATTTTTTGATGTCGTGATGGGTAAGAGAGTGAACCAAGATGTGAAGAGGGGAACTGGTTTAAGTTGGGAGATGTTGGGGTGA